Proteins encoded in a region of the Frondihabitans sp. 762G35 genome:
- a CDS encoding SLC13 family permease — protein MKSALIGAFLALLGVIAALTGILSGDALIALLDRVAPVLGFVVGLTIVADLAAEAGLFAWLAGAAARFSLGRVWILWLLVVVLAVLCTVFLSLDTTAVLLTPVVVLVARKVGASPLPFAFTTVWLANCGSMLLPVSNLTNLLAVHALGNPAPLAFASLVAPAAAVGVLVPLVGVAVRYRRELSARFDVVTVDRAEDRPLFLVAAIVVLLLVPALVSGIEVWIPAAAAALVLVIAFAVRRPGALRLTLVPWGTLLFASGLFLVVAAAQALGLATLLSEVVGKGDSWPDLLRLAGGAALSANVANNLPAYLALEPVGGSSVRLVAILIGVNIGCIVTPWASLATLLWHGRLTGLGVEVPWGKFAIAGLVITVVALPLATLLLTL, from the coding sequence GTGAAGTCAGCACTCATCGGGGCGTTCCTCGCCCTCCTCGGGGTCATCGCCGCCCTGACGGGAATTCTCAGCGGCGATGCGCTCATCGCCCTCCTCGACCGGGTCGCGCCCGTGCTCGGCTTCGTCGTGGGTCTGACGATCGTCGCCGACCTCGCGGCGGAGGCCGGCCTCTTCGCCTGGCTCGCAGGAGCCGCGGCCCGCTTCTCGCTCGGCCGCGTCTGGATCCTCTGGCTCCTCGTCGTCGTCCTGGCCGTGCTCTGCACCGTGTTCCTGTCGCTCGACACGACGGCGGTGCTGCTCACGCCCGTCGTGGTCCTCGTCGCCCGGAAGGTCGGGGCGTCGCCGCTGCCGTTCGCCTTCACGACGGTGTGGCTGGCGAACTGCGGCTCGATGCTCCTGCCGGTGTCGAACCTCACGAACCTCCTGGCGGTCCACGCTCTCGGGAACCCCGCGCCGCTCGCGTTCGCGTCGCTCGTGGCCCCCGCCGCTGCAGTGGGTGTCCTCGTGCCCCTCGTCGGCGTGGCCGTGCGCTACCGCCGCGAGCTGTCGGCGCGCTTCGACGTCGTCACCGTCGACCGGGCGGAGGACCGCCCCCTGTTCCTCGTCGCCGCCATCGTCGTCCTGCTCCTCGTGCCCGCACTCGTGTCGGGCATCGAGGTGTGGATCCCGGCCGCCGCCGCCGCCCTCGTCCTCGTCATCGCGTTCGCCGTGCGTCGCCCCGGCGCCCTCCGCTTGACGCTCGTGCCGTGGGGCACCCTGCTGTTCGCCTCCGGTCTCTTCCTCGTCGTGGCGGCCGCCCAGGCGCTCGGCCTCGCGACGCTCCTCTCCGAGGTCGTCGGGAAGGGTGACTCCTGGCCCGACCTGCTCCGCCTCGCCGGCGGGGCGGCCCTCTCGGCCAACGTCGCCAACAACCTGCCGGCCTACCTGGCCCTCGAACCGGTCGGCGGGTCGTCGGTGCGGCTCGTCGCGATCCTGATCGGCGTCAACATCGGCTGCATCGTCACGCCGTGGGCCTCGCTCGCGACGCTGCTCTGGCACGGGCGCCTCACCGGGCTCGGCGTCGAGGTGCCCTGGGGCAAGTTCGCGATCGCCGGCCTCGTGATCACGGTCGTCGCCCTGCCGCTCGCGACGCTGCTCCTGACCCTCTAG
- a CDS encoding glycoside hydrolase family 16 protein → MRLRGKALLGLTAAAAVGGVVVASAGHGPAAQAAASTTMPVGTVSSNGTTWKPVVSQDFTKTAGIGQFASVYGAAWNGYSSFSDTSGKGLYAPSRVLSAKNGSLDFSLHSQSGRPMVAAPMPNGYKPQTYGRYAIRFRTDAVAGYKMAFLLWPTSDDWNDGEIDWPDGNLAGNAYAASAVKGSYKNGKMTFDGPPHSASPVVGTGWHTAVTEWTPGKVRWYWDGRMIGQTSNAAGVPTKPMRWTLQAETNTDGKTVSTTAKGHIQVDWVVQYSR, encoded by the coding sequence ATGCGACTTCGAGGGAAAGCCCTGCTCGGGCTCACCGCCGCCGCCGCCGTGGGGGGTGTCGTCGTCGCCTCCGCGGGTCACGGCCCCGCCGCGCAGGCCGCCGCGAGCACGACGATGCCGGTCGGGACGGTGTCGTCGAACGGCACCACCTGGAAGCCGGTCGTGTCGCAGGACTTCACGAAGACCGCGGGCATCGGCCAGTTCGCCTCCGTCTACGGGGCGGCGTGGAACGGCTACTCGAGCTTCTCCGACACCTCGGGCAAGGGCCTCTACGCCCCGTCTCGGGTGCTCAGCGCCAAGAACGGCTCGCTCGACTTCTCCCTCCACAGCCAGAGCGGTCGTCCGATGGTCGCGGCCCCGATGCCGAACGGCTACAAGCCGCAGACCTACGGCCGCTACGCGATCCGCTTCCGCACCGACGCGGTGGCCGGCTACAAGATGGCCTTCCTGCTCTGGCCGACCTCCGACGACTGGAACGACGGCGAGATCGACTGGCCCGACGGCAACCTCGCGGGCAACGCCTACGCCGCCTCGGCGGTCAAGGGCAGCTACAAGAACGGGAAGATGACGTTCGACGGGCCACCGCACTCGGCGTCGCCGGTCGTCGGCACCGGCTGGCACACGGCCGTCACCGAGTGGACGCCCGGCAAGGTCCGCTGGTACTGGGACGGCCGGATGATCGGGCAGACGAGCAACGCGGCGGGGGTGCCCACGAAACCGATGCGCTGGACCCTCCAGGCCGAGACCAACACCGACGGCAAGACCGTCTCCACGACGGCGAAAGGTCACATCCAGGTCGACTGGGTGGTTCAGTACAGCAGGTGA
- a CDS encoding mechanosensitive ion channel family protein: MLWLQPVLAVLGAILTAVVVVALVSLVFRLIARREEWAKALIARVRRSFRVTLVVALVWAAFSVSMQNVAPRGYQGQAIVEQAFRVCLVVSISWLVASLAIYFEDLGLARYRLDQPDNRVARRLRTQVLIIRRLTVALVVIVATGAILLGFPGVEAVGASVLASAGLVSVVAGLAAQSTLANVFAGIQLAFSDALRVDDVVVVETQWGRIEEITLSYVVVHIWDDRRMVLPSTYFTTTPFENWTRRNSELLGAVDFDLDWRVTPGEMRAELGRVLDRTELWDGRVKVLQITDAVGGFVHVRVLVSAVDAGSLFDLRCLVREDLIAWLHEKSPQSIPRTRVQMVEQEPRPAFSKSTSDASGLFTGEHADAERAALFTSSIPIVDRDHVRGVDPRPAKD, encoded by the coding sequence ATGCTCTGGTTGCAGCCCGTCCTCGCCGTCCTCGGCGCGATCCTGACCGCGGTGGTCGTCGTGGCCCTGGTGTCGCTCGTCTTCCGTCTGATCGCGCGCCGGGAGGAGTGGGCGAAGGCGCTGATCGCCCGGGTGAGGCGGTCGTTCCGCGTCACGCTGGTCGTCGCGCTGGTCTGGGCCGCCTTCTCCGTCTCGATGCAGAACGTCGCGCCGCGGGGCTACCAGGGTCAGGCGATCGTCGAGCAGGCCTTCCGCGTCTGTCTCGTCGTGTCGATCTCGTGGCTCGTCGCCTCGCTCGCCATCTACTTCGAAGATCTCGGGCTCGCCCGCTACCGGCTGGATCAGCCGGACAATCGGGTCGCGAGGCGGCTCCGGACCCAGGTGCTCATCATCCGGCGGCTCACGGTCGCCCTCGTCGTGATCGTGGCGACCGGCGCGATCCTGCTCGGGTTCCCGGGTGTCGAGGCGGTGGGCGCGAGCGTCCTGGCGAGCGCGGGCCTGGTGTCGGTGGTCGCGGGTCTCGCAGCGCAGTCGACGCTGGCGAACGTCTTCGCGGGCATCCAGCTGGCCTTCAGCGACGCTCTGCGGGTCGACGACGTCGTGGTGGTCGAGACGCAGTGGGGCCGGATCGAGGAGATCACCCTCTCGTACGTCGTCGTCCACATCTGGGACGACCGGCGGATGGTGCTCCCGTCGACCTACTTCACGACGACGCCCTTCGAGAACTGGACGAGGCGCAACTCCGAACTCCTCGGCGCGGTCGACTTCGACCTCGACTGGCGGGTGACGCCGGGCGAGATGCGCGCCGAGCTCGGCCGCGTCCTCGACCGGACGGAACTCTGGGACGGGCGCGTGAAGGTCCTGCAGATCACCGACGCGGTCGGCGGGTTCGTGCACGTCCGGGTGCTCGTGTCGGCGGTGGACGCCGGGTCGCTCTTCGATCTCCGCTGCCTGGTGCGGGAGGACCTCATCGCGTGGCTCCACGAGAAGAGCCCGCAATCGATCCCGCGCACCCGCGTCCAGATGGTCGAGCAGGAGCCGCGGCCGGCGTTCTCGAAGTCGACCTCCGACGCCTCGGGCCTCTTCACGGGCGAGCACGCCGACGCCGAGCGCGCGGCCCTGTTCACGTCGTCGATCCCGATCGTCGATCGCGACCACGTCCGAGGCGTGGACCCGCGCCCCGCGAAGGACTAG
- a CDS encoding amino acid permease, giving the protein MTTSTKGGASAPDGNGAEETLPAQDFSHEQAGFQHGLKPRQLQMIAIGGAIGTGLFLGAGGRLNSAGPALAIVFAICGVFAFFILRALGELVLHRPSSGSFVSYAREFFGEKFAYAAGWMYFLNWAMTAIVDTTAVALYLQYWKAFTSAPQWLLALIALAVVLSVNLLAVKVFGELEFWFALVKVAALVLFLVIGVVWLAFAFPVTHDGQSIQTGLAVISQTGILPNGLLPAVIVVQGVVFAYAAIELVGTASGETQNPEKVVPRAINTVIIRIAVFYVGSLVLLSLLLPYTAYKAGQSPFVTFFSSIGNPQVGAVAGSIMNFVVLTAALSSLNAGLFSTGRVLHSMGMNGSAPKFTTVMSKGGVPYGGILLTSAITLLGVGLNAVVGASTAFEIVLNIASLGILTAWGTIVLCQMRLRTWAKQGKAKEPKFRLPGAPVTSWLTLAFLVAVLVLMAIDWPIGSITVASLVVIIPLLVLGWYLQRDRILQIAAIREGVTGPFPVNGRDSSKRPRGDR; this is encoded by the coding sequence ATGACGACCTCCACGAAGGGGGGCGCTAGCGCCCCCGACGGAAACGGCGCCGAGGAGACTCTCCCGGCGCAGGACTTCAGCCACGAGCAGGCAGGGTTCCAGCACGGACTGAAGCCCCGGCAGCTCCAGATGATCGCGATCGGAGGGGCGATCGGCACCGGGCTCTTCCTCGGCGCCGGCGGACGCCTGAACAGCGCCGGGCCCGCCCTGGCGATCGTCTTCGCCATCTGCGGGGTCTTCGCGTTCTTCATCCTGCGCGCCCTCGGCGAACTCGTGCTCCACCGCCCGTCGTCGGGCTCGTTCGTCTCGTACGCCCGCGAGTTCTTCGGCGAGAAGTTCGCCTACGCGGCCGGCTGGATGTACTTCCTCAACTGGGCCATGACCGCGATCGTCGACACGACCGCCGTCGCCCTCTACCTGCAGTACTGGAAGGCCTTCACCTCCGCACCCCAGTGGCTCCTGGCCCTCATCGCCCTCGCCGTCGTGCTCAGCGTGAACCTGCTGGCGGTCAAGGTGTTCGGCGAGCTGGAGTTCTGGTTCGCCCTCGTCAAGGTCGCGGCGCTGGTGCTGTTCCTCGTGATCGGCGTGGTCTGGCTCGCGTTCGCGTTCCCCGTCACGCACGACGGGCAGTCCATCCAGACGGGCCTCGCCGTGATCAGCCAGACGGGCATCCTGCCGAACGGTCTCCTGCCGGCCGTCATCGTCGTGCAGGGGGTGGTCTTCGCCTACGCGGCGATCGAGCTCGTCGGCACCGCGTCCGGCGAGACGCAGAACCCCGAGAAGGTCGTGCCGCGCGCGATCAACACCGTGATCATCCGCATCGCGGTCTTCTACGTCGGTTCGCTCGTGCTGCTGTCGCTGCTCCTGCCCTACACCGCGTACAAGGCGGGTCAGAGCCCCTTCGTGACGTTCTTCTCGAGCATCGGCAACCCGCAGGTCGGTGCCGTGGCCGGGTCGATCATGAACTTCGTCGTCCTGACCGCGGCCCTGTCGAGCCTGAACGCCGGGCTCTTCTCGACCGGCCGCGTGCTGCACTCGATGGGCATGAACGGATCGGCGCCGAAGTTCACCACCGTCATGTCGAAGGGCGGTGTGCCCTACGGCGGCATCCTGCTCACCAGCGCCATCACGCTGCTCGGCGTCGGTCTCAACGCCGTCGTCGGAGCCTCGACCGCGTTCGAGATCGTGCTCAACATCGCCTCGCTCGGGATCCTCACGGCGTGGGGCACCATCGTCCTGTGCCAGATGAGGCTCCGCACCTGGGCCAAGCAGGGCAAGGCCAAGGAGCCGAAGTTCCGCCTGCCCGGGGCTCCGGTGACCAGTTGGCTCACGCTGGCGTTCCTCGTGGCCGTCCTCGTGCTGATGGCGATCGACTGGCCGATCGGCAGCATCACGGTAGCGTCGCTCGTCGTGATCATCCCGCTGCTCGTGCTGGGCTGGTATCTGCAGCGCGACCGCATCCTGCAGATCGCCGCGATCCGCGAGGGCGTGACCGGGCCGTTCCCGGTGAACGGACGCGACTCGTCGAAGCGCCCGCGCGGCGACCGCTAG
- a CDS encoding gamma carbonic anhydrase family protein: protein MSADESVLAFAGHEPSIASTVFLAPGARVIGRATLSERSSVFYGAVVRADVEAITLGEGSNLQDNVSVHADAGLPTTIGRGVSVGHNAVLHGCTIEDDCLIGMSATVLNGAVIGRGSLVAAGSVVLEGTVIPERSLVAGLPAKVRRELTDDEVEGIRRNAQHYVALAADHRAA, encoded by the coding sequence ATGAGTGCAGATGAGTCCGTCCTGGCGTTCGCCGGCCACGAGCCGAGCATCGCGTCCACCGTCTTCCTCGCCCCGGGAGCCCGGGTGATCGGCCGGGCGACGCTGTCCGAGAGGTCGAGCGTCTTCTACGGGGCCGTCGTCCGCGCCGACGTCGAGGCGATCACGCTGGGGGAGGGCAGCAACCTCCAGGACAACGTCTCGGTGCACGCCGACGCCGGACTCCCCACCACGATCGGTCGCGGCGTCAGCGTCGGGCACAACGCCGTCCTCCACGGCTGCACGATCGAGGACGACTGCCTCATCGGCATGTCGGCCACCGTCCTCAACGGGGCCGTGATCGGTCGCGGGTCGCTCGTCGCGGCCGGTTCGGTCGTCCTCGAGGGCACGGTGATCCCGGAGCGCTCCCTCGTCGCCGGGCTCCCCGCGAAGGTGCGGCGGGAGCTGACCGACGACGAGGTCGAGGGCATCCGGCGGAACGCGCAGCACTACGTCGCTCTCGCGGCCGACCACCGGGCGGCGTAG
- a CDS encoding glutathione peroxidase: MTLDTIPLTTIRGEATTFGAYSDKVVLVVNVASRCGLAPQYEKLEALQKTYGERGFTVLGFPSNQFLQELSTEDAIAEYCSATWGVTFPMMEKTKINGRSAHPLYTELTKTPDAKGKAGRIIWNFEKFVITPDGTVHRFRPTTEPDAPEVVSVIESALPITAA; this comes from the coding sequence ATGACTCTCGACACCATCCCGCTCACGACGATCCGCGGCGAGGCCACCACGTTCGGCGCCTACTCCGACAAGGTCGTCCTCGTCGTCAACGTCGCCTCCCGGTGCGGCCTGGCGCCCCAGTACGAGAAGCTCGAGGCCCTGCAGAAGACCTACGGCGAGCGCGGCTTCACCGTCCTGGGGTTCCCGAGCAACCAGTTCCTCCAGGAGCTCTCCACGGAAGACGCGATCGCGGAGTACTGCTCCGCGACCTGGGGCGTGACCTTCCCGATGATGGAGAAGACGAAGATCAACGGCCGGAGCGCCCACCCGCTCTACACGGAACTCACGAAGACTCCGGACGCGAAGGGCAAGGCGGGCCGCATCATCTGGAACTTCGAGAAGTTCGTGATCACCCCCGACGGCACCGTCCACCGGTTCCGCCCCACGACGGAGCCCGATGCTCCCGAGGTGGTCTCCGTCATCGAGTCGGCGCTTCCGATCACGGCGGCGTAA
- a CDS encoding alpha/beta hydrolase translates to MPASLSPFAPLLVVILLAALAAVVLVLLPVRGRGPGRLRLLVAAVAVAVVGVAGVGLATARPVAPRAAVADPTVDARPSATPSRAPSASPAPVSGASEATVAPTPARLTTGLTAASDLDRTWVAPAGMPTRGREYSVAIPGTVSRFAARPADVYLPPAALVANAPALPVVVLLSGQPASPDSVMTVGSVVRTEDALAAKDHGLAPIVVVPDQLGRPQDNPMCVDGPLGNVSTYILRDVTSWIRGHLRVLPGRDAWAVGGFSEGGTCSIQFATAHPDVFGSFIDVSGERYPTMRTDEVAIQAGFRGSVTAYDRAKPENILRKHGRYVDEQAVFAVGATDTHYGAIMTLMSGKAEAAGITVARYVSPHTGHDWTTASNGFASGIGALYPRFGLAPAGIYLDALVPPAPTA, encoded by the coding sequence GTGCCCGCCTCGCTCTCCCCGTTCGCGCCGCTCCTCGTGGTGATCCTCCTCGCCGCCCTGGCGGCGGTCGTGCTCGTCCTGCTGCCCGTCCGCGGACGAGGCCCGGGGCGGCTCCGCCTCCTCGTGGCGGCCGTCGCGGTCGCCGTCGTCGGGGTCGCCGGGGTCGGCCTCGCCACCGCTAGGCCGGTGGCACCCCGTGCCGCCGTGGCCGACCCGACCGTCGACGCGCGCCCCTCGGCGACTCCGTCGAGGGCCCCCTCCGCCTCCCCCGCGCCCGTGTCCGGCGCCTCCGAAGCGACCGTCGCCCCCACTCCCGCTCGCCTGACGACCGGGCTGACCGCCGCGAGCGACCTCGATCGCACCTGGGTCGCCCCGGCGGGCATGCCGACGCGGGGCCGCGAGTACTCCGTGGCGATCCCGGGGACGGTCTCCCGGTTCGCAGCCCGCCCCGCGGACGTCTACCTGCCCCCGGCGGCGCTCGTGGCGAACGCCCCCGCCCTGCCGGTGGTCGTCCTCCTCTCCGGCCAGCCGGCCAGTCCCGACTCGGTCATGACCGTGGGGAGCGTTGTCCGCACCGAGGATGCCCTCGCCGCGAAGGACCACGGCCTGGCGCCGATCGTCGTGGTGCCCGATCAGCTCGGGAGACCCCAGGACAACCCGATGTGCGTCGACGGGCCCCTCGGGAACGTCTCCACGTACATCCTGCGCGATGTCACCTCGTGGATCCGGGGCCACCTCCGCGTCCTCCCGGGACGGGACGCCTGGGCGGTGGGAGGCTTCTCCGAGGGCGGCACCTGCTCGATCCAGTTCGCGACCGCGCACCCCGACGTCTTCGGCTCGTTCATCGACGTGAGCGGCGAGCGCTACCCGACGATGCGGACCGACGAGGTGGCGATCCAGGCGGGGTTCCGCGGCAGCGTCACCGCCTACGACCGGGCCAAGCCGGAGAACATCCTGCGAAAGCACGGCCGCTACGTCGACGAGCAGGCCGTGTTCGCGGTCGGGGCGACGGACACTCACTACGGCGCGATCATGACCCTGATGTCAGGGAAGGCCGAGGCGGCCGGGATCACGGTGGCGCGCTACGTCTCGCCGCACACGGGCCACGACTGGACGACGGCGAGCAACGGTTTCGCCAGCGGCATCGGTGCGCTCTACCCGCGCTTCGGACTCGCACCCGCCGGGATCTACCTCGACGCGCTGGTCCCTCCCGCGCCGACCGCCTGA
- a CDS encoding TspO/MBR family protein: MQATVQARGHLGTTEATGRDRARQIVVAVSAVLALAGSFVGSGAVIGTPIAEAAGGALGADATLVAPGTGAFQIWGVIYLGLVAYAVWQLLPAQATAERHRRLGYPVAASLLLNAAWILSIQADLLALSVPVIALLLIVLVVCFRRALASRPANVVDTIVTDGTLGLYLGWVSVATAANVTALLVAEGFRGFGVAPDAWGVAIVAVAGVVGAVVAVSGHGRIAPALSLSWGLAWIAVARLTGTLPSVPTAIAALVAVAAVVVVTVVARVRAPRGPRALRG, translated from the coding sequence GTGCAAGCGACAGTACAGGCCAGGGGACACCTCGGAACGACGGAGGCGACGGGCCGGGACCGCGCCCGGCAGATCGTCGTCGCCGTGAGCGCCGTGCTGGCCCTCGCCGGATCGTTCGTCGGATCGGGAGCCGTCATCGGGACTCCCATCGCGGAGGCCGCCGGGGGAGCTCTCGGTGCCGACGCCACGCTCGTCGCGCCCGGCACGGGAGCCTTCCAGATCTGGGGCGTCATCTACCTGGGGCTCGTCGCCTACGCCGTCTGGCAGCTCCTGCCCGCGCAGGCGACGGCCGAGCGCCACCGCCGGCTCGGTTACCCGGTCGCCGCGTCGCTCCTGCTCAACGCCGCCTGGATCCTCAGCATCCAGGCGGACCTCCTCGCGCTGAGCGTCCCGGTGATCGCCCTCCTCCTGATCGTCCTGGTCGTCTGCTTCCGTCGCGCGCTGGCCAGTCGGCCCGCGAACGTCGTCGACACGATCGTCACCGACGGCACCCTCGGCCTCTACCTCGGCTGGGTGTCGGTCGCCACGGCCGCGAACGTCACCGCTCTCCTCGTCGCCGAGGGCTTCCGCGGCTTCGGCGTCGCGCCGGACGCGTGGGGCGTCGCGATCGTGGCGGTCGCCGGTGTCGTCGGGGCCGTCGTGGCCGTGTCGGGTCACGGGCGCATCGCTCCCGCGCTCTCGCTGTCGTGGGGCCTCGCCTGGATCGCCGTGGCGCGCCTGACCGGGACGCTGCCGTCCGTGCCGACCGCCATCGCGGCCCTCGTCGCCGTGGCCGCCGTGGTCGTGGTGACCGTCGTCGCCCGGGTCAGGGCACCGCGAGGGCCTCGGGCTCTCCGCGGCTGA
- a CDS encoding MarR family winged helix-turn-helix transcriptional regulator, which translates to MSDPEFSQPADPMASWPIGRLLSTAARLVEHDWVEALEKLGLTHAGLIALHLLDSGSLSQTELARQARVEAQTMSRTLERLERQGHVTRERSPLDARRHVVARTASGTEAWREAQTLEADLFPALDDPDGLRRALLAIVHAASAPRF; encoded by the coding sequence ATGAGCGACCCAGAATTCTCGCAGCCGGCCGATCCGATGGCCTCCTGGCCGATCGGGCGCCTCCTGTCGACGGCCGCGCGGCTCGTGGAGCACGACTGGGTCGAGGCCCTCGAGAAGCTCGGGCTGACCCACGCCGGCCTGATCGCCCTGCACCTGCTCGATTCCGGCTCGCTGAGTCAGACGGAGCTCGCCCGCCAGGCGCGGGTCGAGGCGCAGACCATGTCGCGGACCCTCGAGCGCCTCGAGCGCCAGGGGCACGTCACCCGGGAGCGCTCCCCGCTCGACGCGAGGCGGCACGTCGTCGCTCGGACCGCGAGCGGCACCGAGGCCTGGCGGGAGGCGCAGACGCTCGAGGCCGATCTCTTCCCGGCGCTCGACGATCCCGACGGTCTCCGTCGGGCGCTGCTCGCGATCGTCCACGCCGCGTCCGCGCCGCGCTTCTAG
- a CDS encoding carbohydrate ABC transporter permease yields the protein MALTTTPTRSRSKSPLSAAAPRQVAPRTAVSGRTFGIVSAVVLVVFAIIWLIPSIFALKTSLSDNGVAALGATSILSTWNPTLHSYAALFQAGDIWNWYLASGVTSVVTAALTVLFASMAAFALSRLKFRGQNVVFLLIILGVMIPGQVLIIPIFQELGALNLLNTYWSVIFPQVPAVIAVFIFKQFFDGIPRELEEAARIDGAGLWKVYWSVVMPLSRPVLAAVTILTFVGVWNNLLLPLFVLSNPNLMTIPVGLATVQGSFGQRYADIQAGAILAALPLIILYLAFQRQIVEGVTGSGLKG from the coding sequence ATGGCTCTGACCACCACCCCCACGCGCTCCCGGTCGAAGTCGCCCCTCTCCGCGGCGGCGCCCCGGCAGGTCGCGCCGCGCACCGCGGTGAGCGGGCGCACCTTCGGAATCGTCTCCGCCGTCGTACTCGTCGTGTTCGCGATCATCTGGCTGATCCCGAGCATCTTCGCGCTGAAGACGTCGCTCTCCGACAACGGCGTCGCCGCCCTCGGCGCGACCTCGATCCTGTCCACCTGGAACCCGACGCTGCACTCCTACGCCGCGCTCTTCCAGGCGGGCGACATCTGGAACTGGTACCTCGCCAGCGGCGTGACGAGCGTCGTGACGGCCGCCCTGACCGTGCTGTTCGCGTCCATGGCCGCGTTCGCGCTCTCGCGCCTCAAGTTCCGCGGGCAGAACGTCGTCTTCCTGCTGATCATCCTGGGCGTGATGATCCCCGGCCAAGTGCTGATCATCCCGATCTTCCAGGAGCTCGGTGCCCTCAACCTGCTGAACACCTACTGGTCGGTCATCTTCCCGCAGGTGCCGGCCGTGATCGCCGTCTTCATCTTCAAGCAGTTCTTCGACGGCATCCCGCGCGAGCTCGAGGAGGCCGCGCGGATCGACGGTGCGGGGCTGTGGAAGGTGTACTGGTCGGTCGTCATGCCGCTGTCGAGGCCGGTCCTCGCGGCGGTGACGATCCTGACGTTCGTCGGGGTGTGGAACAACCTGCTCCTGCCGCTGTTCGTGCTCTCGAACCCGAACCTGATGACGATCCCGGTCGGTCTCGCCACTGTCCAGGGCTCGTTCGGTCAGCGCTACGCCGACATCCAGGCGGGTGCCATCCTCGCGGCTCTGCCGCTGATCATCCTGTACCTGGCGTTCCAGCGTCAGATCGTCGAGGGCGTGACCGGGAGCGGCCTCAAGGGCTGA
- a CDS encoding carbohydrate ABC transporter permease, which translates to MTAAPTLARPARLAGSSSLKRRQAPLNRGDSRGAWLFLAPFGLFYLAFLLGPTVWMLVTSFFNTSTVRPGLGSFAGFANYGEMLTRADFWSAMWHTLQFTLYTTPPLVILAFVFAILTNRIRRGQWFFRLAFFLPYILPSATISLIWVFIFTPASGLWATIQGVFGITDAGVLASPNTAMIGIAVATVWWTLGFNFVLYLAGLQEIPRELYEAAAVDGASAWEQIRYITLPLLGRTTTLVILLQIIASLKIFDQVYLMTSGGPGISTQVALGLVTNTGFTDNRIGAASAASVLLFIVIVGIAVVRQIIDRSLARKAA; encoded by the coding sequence GTGACCGCCGCACCCACCCTGGCCCGCCCCGCGCGGCTCGCCGGGTCATCCTCGCTGAAGAGGCGCCAGGCTCCACTCAACCGCGGCGACTCCCGCGGCGCGTGGCTCTTCCTGGCCCCCTTCGGCCTGTTCTACCTGGCCTTCCTCCTGGGGCCCACCGTCTGGATGCTCGTGACGAGCTTCTTCAACACCTCGACGGTGCGCCCGGGGCTCGGGTCGTTCGCAGGATTCGCGAACTACGGCGAGATGCTCACCCGCGCCGACTTCTGGAGCGCCATGTGGCACACGCTCCAGTTCACCCTGTACACGACGCCGCCACTCGTCATCCTGGCGTTCGTCTTCGCGATCCTCACCAACCGGATCCGGCGCGGTCAGTGGTTCTTCCGCCTGGCCTTCTTCCTCCCGTACATCCTGCCGTCCGCCACGATCTCGTTGATCTGGGTCTTCATCTTCACGCCGGCCTCGGGGCTCTGGGCGACGATCCAGGGCGTCTTCGGCATCACGGACGCCGGGGTCCTCGCGAGCCCCAACACCGCCATGATCGGCATCGCGGTCGCCACGGTCTGGTGGACCCTCGGGTTCAACTTCGTCCTCTACCTCGCCGGTCTCCAGGAGATCCCGCGCGAGCTCTACGAGGCCGCCGCCGTCGACGGTGCGTCGGCCTGGGAGCAGATCCGCTACATCACGCTGCCGCTCCTCGGCCGGACGACCACCCTCGTCATCCTGCTCCAGATCATCGCGAGCCTGAAGATCTTCGACCAGGTCTACCTGATGACCTCCGGCGGTCCCGGCATCTCGACGCAGGTCGCGCTCGGGCTCGTCACCAACACCGGCTTCACCGACAACCGCATCGGCGCGGCGTCGGCCGCCTCGGTGCTCCTGTTCATCGTGATCGTCGGGATCGCCGTCGTGCGGCAGATCATCGACCGCTCCCTCGCCCGGAAGGCGGCCTGA